The genomic segment AGCAGGTTAATCAGATGCTTTTCCGAGAAATAATTAAAGGCATGAAAACGACCTGATGGGCTTAAATATCCAATCTGGATAATCCCATCAAGCAATATATATAAAGCAGTATGGCAATTTTCTTTATTTAATATCAAATCGCCTTTTTGATATTTTCGAATCGTTGAATATTTTAAAATATAATCCAGCTTATCCTCAGAGATATTTTTAAATATATTTTTTAATATGTCATAATCCACATTATTTTTTGCAGTATGAATTTTCATAAAATGATCCACCCTATATTTTATTTAAATATTAGATGGATCATTAATGACTGGCGAATCATTTATTCTTGATTCTTTAGCTATTTATATGCAAAGTTTCCAATTGAATAAGAATTACTTATGAAACTTTTTCATAAATACCGTCTTCGCTGTTATAGCGGAAATTGCTGATATCCTGCTTGACATCTTTACGCAGTTCACGGCTTGGACGGCCATCCACACCGACTGGCACATCACCCTCTAAAGTTACACGGCGTACTACACGGTGCTGGTCACCATAATCATTAATCGCACGGTGTTGCGTTGCACGGTTATCCCAGATCGCCACATCACCTGCACTCCAGCGCCAGCTGACAATATTTTCCAGCTTCTCTACATAACTTTGGAACAGGTCGAATAAACGGCGTGATTCACTTGAGCTATAACCGACGAAGCTCTTAAAGAAATGGCCCAATAACAAGGTTTTTTCACCTGTTTCAGGATGAACGCGTACTAATGGATGTTCAGTTTCATATTCAGTTGAATTGAAGTAGTTTTTATACTTTTCCAAAGCTTCTTTTGGAACACTGACTTTTGCAGCATAGTCAAAGTTGTTGCTGTGAATCGCACGCAAGCTATCCGCCAGTGTTTTCAGTTCTTCAGGTAAATCATTGTAGGCAGCGGTTGTATTTGCCCATACGGTATTGCCACCTACTGCGGGTGCAACCACGCTACGAAGAATAGAAGCTTTTGGATAGGCATCAATAAAGCTGATGTCCGTATGCCAGCTGTCTGCACGTGCACCACGTGAATCAATTTCCAGAATATGTGCAGAGCCATCTTTTACCGGCACAGTCGGGTGATTTAACGGCGTGCCTAAACGTGCTGCAAAGGCTTCTTGAGCGACATCATCCAGATGTTGCTGATCTTTAAAGAAGATCGCTTTATGCTGCAATAATGCTTGATTGATTTCATTCACCACTTCATCAGCCAAATCCGCTGACAGTTTTATGCCCTGGATTTCAGCGCCGATACGGCCACCAATTGGTTGAACCTGGATGTGTTTGTATTCATAAGCCATGATCATTTCCTCTATCTATAATTATGTCGACCTTCGGTCTGTGAAATCATCATGCCGAATCGGCTTATCTAACGCTGTCAATTTATTGACATTCTTATGCACCATTTTTGATTTATAAAATACTTTAGCTGCTTAAGTTTTCGGGCATAAAAAAACCCGCTTACGCGGGCTTTGATCAGATCGTTTTAAGCTGACTTTTTCTTCTGCTTGCCGAGGCGGGTAGCTAAAGCCGTGACCTTCTGATAGCCAGTTGGCATGAGGCGCTGGATTAAATCAATTGCTTTGGCATCATTCCCAATCAGCAGACGGCGTTTGTCTTTTTGCACCGCGTCCAGAATTTGACGCGCTGCTTCTTCCGGTGGACAACGCAGCAGCTTATTGAAATTCTGTGCAGATTTTTCCGGGTGCATTCCCAGACTACGAATACTGTCATTCATTTTCGCTGCAATGGCGATATTGGTACGGATTCCGCCTGGGTGTACACAGAGTGCGCTTACACCGCAGTTTTCCATATCCAGTTCCTGACGCAAGGATTCAGTAAAACCACGCACAGCGAATTTAGTGGCATTATAAGCGGACTGGGTTGGCTGGGCAGTTAAACCGAACAAGCTGGAAATATTAATGACATGACCATCACCGGTTTTCTTGATTAAAGGCAGGAACTCTTTGGTGCCATAGACCACGCCCCAGAAGTTAATGCCGACGATCCATTCCAGCTCTTCATAGCTAGCGCCTTCTACGGTAGAACCGAGTGCCACACCAGCATTGTTAAAAATCATATTCACGCTGCCATGATCTTTCTCGACCTCAGCGGCCCAAGCGTGCATTTCTTCCAGATTAGCCACATTGACCTTTTTGGTTGTGACACGAACATCACTACCTTGTAGCAGCTCAACAGTTTTAGCCAGACCCTGTTCATTCACATCGCTTAAAGCTAAATGACAGCCCTGCTTTGCTAAAAGCACTGCAAGTTGCTGGCCGATACCTGAACCTGCACCTGTGATGGCCGCGACTTTATTATTAAAATTTTTCATTGAATTTCCTTGATTAAAACACTGCCCTTCCATGACAGCCTGTTTTTCTGTCGCATAGGGATACAGCACATTATTTCAATATAGTTTTGACAATCCATATTGTCAATAATTCCAGCATGTCTCTACGGGCCAATTTTCAAGCTTGAATTTCAGCATAGGTCAAAGCCGGATTTATTGATAAGATACTTAAAATCTCAAGCACATGAGTCTATGGTCTTTATGACGGATGCAGTAAATTCAGGACAAAAACTAGCAAGTAAAAGTAAGGAACGCCAGTTTAAAGGACTTTCCATGGCTGAGCGTCAGCAGGCGCGTCGTGAAAAGCTGATTGAGGCCGGGATTGAAGCTTATGGTCGTTATGGTTTCTTTTCAGTCACAGTGAAGGATATCTGTAACGAAGCAAAACTGACTGAACGTTATTTTTATGAATCCTTTAAGAAAAGCGAACATCTGTTCCAGACTATTTTCCTCAAGCTGATTGACCAGTTACAGCAGAATGTCATGCAGGCCATGATGCAAGCCTCTTCTGATCCAAAGAAAATGATCGAAGCCGGTCTGACTGCCTTGCTGACGACCTTACGTGACAATCCGGGTATGGCACGAATTATTTATATCGATGCGATGCTGGTTCAGGAACTGCATAATCAGGCCACGATTCATGAAACCATGGGCCGTTTCGACCGTATGATTCAGGCCTTTGTCATGCTGATGATGCCGAACCTGAATCGTTCTGAAAGAGAGATTTCCCTGGTCTCGACCGGACTCAATGGTTATGTTACCCAGATTGCCATTCGCTGGGTCATGAGCGGCTTTAAACAGTCACTGGAGGAAATTCTATCTTCCTGTAGTCTGGTGTTCTTTGCTTTACTAGATACTTTGGGTACAGAAAAACCGGCGGATCCGGTTAGATAATTTTTAAATCAGGATAAGGTCTACGTAGATCTAGCTCTCAGTGATCTACAAGATTTTGAATTAAGACCCTCTTATAAAATAACAGCTTAAATTGTGACAAATCTTTGCAGAAGACCACGGAACTACCTATTCTGCAATGATACTGTCATAATTAATCTTTGTAATAAGCCTGTCATAAATATAAAACGGTCCACCGTTTGCATGAAATAGGGTATTGCGCTGTGAAAGATGACTACATTCTAATTGTTGATGATGAACTGCCGATTCGTGAAATGATCCATACTGCTCTGGATATGGCAGGCTTTCAATGTTTACAGGCAGAAGATGCCAAGCAGGCTCATCAAATGATTGTGGACCAGCGTCCAGCATTGATTTTGCTGGACTGGATGATGCCAGGTGGCGTCAGTGGTGTCGATCTGTGCCGTCGTCTGAAACGTGATGAAAATCTGTCCGAAATTCCGGTCATCATGTTGACCGCGCGTGGTGAAGAAGATCATAAAGTTCAGGGACTGGATGCCGGTGCCGATGACTATATGACTAAACCATTTTCGACCCGTGAGCTGGTTTCACGTATTAAAGCTGTTTTGCGTCGCTCTAATGCCCTCAGCGGTGAAAAATCCATTGATGCTAACGGACTGGTATTAGACCCAGTCAGTCAGCGCGTGAATTTTGGCAGTACTATTCTGGATATGGGACCGACTGAATATCGTCTCTTGGCATTTTTCATGACCCATCCGGAACGTGCTTATACCCGTGCGCAATTGCTGGATCAGGTCTGGGGTGGCAACGTCTATATTGAAGACCGGACCATTGATGTGCATATCCGTCGCCTGCGTAAGGTACTTGAACCTTATGGCGCTGACCGTTATGTACAAACTGTGCGTGGCACCGGTTACCGTTTCTCGACCCGTGCCGATGTTGCACTGGGTTAATTGTTTTTTAGGTAAATCTTGTTTTATGTATGAGCCCTATCCTGTTCCCGAACTGTCACACGAGCACAAAAGACTCCGTTACAGCAGCCTATGGGATTTTGCCAAGCAAGATTTACGTCTCCTTCTTCTCTTCCTGGTGATTGCCAGTTGTATTGGCCTAGGCATCGGCTATTTCTGGATCTGTATCGTTCTGGCCTTTGTTGCCTTCTTTGGCACACAGTTGCGTTCACTCTACCTGGTCAATGAATGGATCTCGAACCGTCCCTATGATGTACCGCCAAATATTAACGGGATCTGGGGGGCTTTACTGTTCAATGTCTATCGGGCCCAGCGTCAGGAACGTGTCGTTCAGGCTGAAATGGTCGAGCTGATTGACCGTGCTCAATCCTCGCTAGTCGCCCTACAAGAGGCTGTGGTACTGATTGATGAAAACCAGCAGATTGAATGGTGGAACCCGGCGGCAGAACGGTTACTGGGGATTGGTCAGGAAGATCGCGGCCGCAATATCCTGAGTTTGTTACGTCAGCCAAATTTCATTGATTACTATCATCATATTGATGATGCGCCTGATGGCCTGAAGATGAAATCTTCGATATTTGAAGATCATTATGTACAAATCAAAATGACCCGCTTTGGTGGTGAAAGTCGCCTACTGGTCGCCTATGATGTGACCCGC from the Acinetobacter sp. YWS30-1 genome contains:
- a CDS encoding TauD/TfdA dioxygenase family protein encodes the protein MAYEYKHIQVQPIGGRIGAEIQGIKLSADLADEVVNEINQALLQHKAIFFKDQQHLDDVAQEAFAARLGTPLNHPTVPVKDGSAHILEIDSRGARADSWHTDISFIDAYPKASILRSVVAPAVGGNTVWANTTAAYNDLPEELKTLADSLRAIHSNNFDYAAKVSVPKEALEKYKNYFNSTEYETEHPLVRVHPETGEKTLLLGHFFKSFVGYSSSESRRLFDLFQSYVEKLENIVSWRWSAGDVAIWDNRATQHRAINDYGDQHRVVRRVTLEGDVPVGVDGRPSRELRKDVKQDISNFRYNSEDGIYEKVS
- a CDS encoding SDR family NAD(P)-dependent oxidoreductase, which gives rise to MKNFNNKVAAITGAGSGIGQQLAVLLAKQGCHLALSDVNEQGLAKTVELLQGSDVRVTTKKVNVANLEEMHAWAAEVEKDHGSVNMIFNNAGVALGSTVEGASYEELEWIVGINFWGVVYGTKEFLPLIKKTGDGHVINISSLFGLTAQPTQSAYNATKFAVRGFTESLRQELDMENCGVSALCVHPGGIRTNIAIAAKMNDSIRSLGMHPEKSAQNFNKLLRCPPEEAARQILDAVQKDKRRLLIGNDAKAIDLIQRLMPTGYQKVTALATRLGKQKKKSA
- a CDS encoding TetR/AcrR family transcriptional regulator; the encoded protein is MTDAVNSGQKLASKSKERQFKGLSMAERQQARREKLIEAGIEAYGRYGFFSVTVKDICNEAKLTERYFYESFKKSEHLFQTIFLKLIDQLQQNVMQAMMQASSDPKKMIEAGLTALLTTLRDNPGMARIIYIDAMLVQELHNQATIHETMGRFDRMIQAFVMLMMPNLNRSEREISLVSTGLNGYVTQIAIRWVMSGFKQSLEEILSSCSLVFFALLDTLGTEKPADPVR
- the phoB gene encoding phosphate regulon transcriptional regulator PhoB; translated protein: MKDDYILIVDDELPIREMIHTALDMAGFQCLQAEDAKQAHQMIVDQRPALILLDWMMPGGVSGVDLCRRLKRDENLSEIPVIMLTARGEEDHKVQGLDAGADDYMTKPFSTRELVSRIKAVLRRSNALSGEKSIDANGLVLDPVSQRVNFGSTILDMGPTEYRLLAFFMTHPERAYTRAQLLDQVWGGNVYIEDRTIDVHIRRLRKVLEPYGADRYVQTVRGTGYRFSTRADVALG